One Misgurnus anguillicaudatus chromosome 22, ASM2758022v2, whole genome shotgun sequence DNA segment encodes these proteins:
- the LOC129439843 gene encoding uncharacterized protein, producing the protein MDIIIKGFDGITKHLTVDWNATVGHLKQLILRDFSVDPSQQKLSANNGQRINLDDDSRSLSSYGLHSGSTIALLIRTPGPMQVFVKNVKGETSTYDVGVDETVSQLQNKIYNKERTPVDQQRLIYGGIQLESGKMLRDYKITAGSTIHMTLRLRGG; encoded by the coding sequence ATGGATATAATAATAAAGGGATTCGATGGAATCACAAAACATCTGACTGTTGACTGGAATGCCACAGTTGGtcacctgaagcagctaattTTGCGTGACTTCAGTGTGGACCCTTCTCAACAGAAGCTGTCTGCAAATAACGGTCAACGGATCAACCTTGACGATGATTCCAGAAGCCTCAGTAGTTATGGTTTGCACTCTGGGTCCACAATAGCGCTCCTGATCAGGACCCCTGGACCCATGCAGGTGTTTGTCAAGAACGTGAAGGGCGAAACAAGTACCTACGACGTTGGTGTCGATGAGACGGTATCTCAGCTCCAGaataaaatctacaataaggaGAGAACCCCGGTGGACCAGCAGAGGCTCATTTACGGCGGAATCCAACTGGAGTCGGGAAAGATGCTTCGGGATTACAAAATCACAGCTGGAAGCACCATTCACATGACACTTCGTCTCCGAGGAGGATAA
- the usp30 gene encoding ubiquitin carboxyl-terminal hydrolase 30 isoform X1 has protein sequence MPWCKQGATDKLVREFLRTGSTARNKMMKNWGMIGGIAAAMAAGVYVLWGPISDRKKKKKGMVPGLLNLGNTCFMNSLLQGLAACPSFIRWLEDFTNESSIDPEKTERDTQLSRSLMQLLNALSSHDPGEDDVLDAGCLLEALRLYRWHISSFEEQDAHELFHVLTSSLEEERVRQPRVTHLFDMQTLEKSVESKEKNISCRSGGPLHPIPSLWRTRHPFHGRLTSYMACKRCEQQSPVHYDSFDSLSLSIPSVQWGRPVTLDQCLQHFISSETIKEVECENCTKKHAGDVMNGEVFESQRTAFVKQLKLGKLPQCLCIHLQRLTWSKEGTPIKRQEHVQFTEYLSMDRYKHCTAVQKLQRSNRTNKPVSAKSIGESKDKPTANGVDPEHCNNNKSLSNGTFPSVFLHPSGLKSHLNLTYDYSASEYLFRLTAVLVHHGDMHSGHFITYRRCPAGPRGASPFSSQWLWVSDDSVRKASLQEALSSSAYLLFYERVKRPGLKVEE, from the exons ATGCCTTGGTGTAAACAGGGAGCTACAGACAAGCTTGTCCGAGAGTTTTTACGCACTGGATCCACTGCAAG GAACAAGATGATGAAAAACTGGGGTATGATTGGTGGAATAGCTGCTGCCATGGCAGCTGGAGTTTATGTCTTATGGGGACCAATTTCAGAtaggaaaaagaaaaagaaag GTATGGTTCCTGGTCTGCTTAATCTGGGGAACACATGTTTTATGAACTCACTTCTTCAGGGTCTGGCGGCATGTCCTTCCTTCATCAGATGGCTTGAAGACTTTACAAATGAAAGCAGCATTGATCCAGAGAAAACAGAAAGAGACACTCAGCTGTCCAGATCTCTGATGCAGTTACTTAATG CGCTGTCGAGTCATGATCCAGGAGAAGATGATGTTTTAGATGCAGGGTGCCTTTTAGAAGCACTCAGACTTTACAGATGGCACATCAGCTCCTTTGAAGAACAG GATGCTCATGAGCTCTTCCATGTACTAACATCGTCATTGGAAGAGGAGCGGGTACGCCAACCCAGAGTCACTCATCTGTTTGACATGCAAACACTGGAG AAATCTGTGGAGtctaaagaaaaaaacataagcTGCAGAAGTGGAG GCCCACTGCATCCAATTCCAAGTTTATGGAGGACTCGGCACCCTTTTCATGGGCGATTAACAAGTTATATGGCTTGTAAGCGCTGTGAGCAGCAG AGTCCTGTGCATTATGATTCTTTCGACAGCTTGTCTCTGTCCATCCCTTCAGTTCAGTGG GGTCGACCTGTTACTTTGGACCAGTGTTTGCAGCATTTCATTTCCTCTGAAACTATTAAAGAGGTGGAGTGTGAAAATTGTACCAAG AAACATGCTGGAGATGTTATGAATGGAGAGGTTTTTGAGAGTCAGAGGACAGCGTTTGTTAAGCAGTTGAAACTCGGAAAG ttGCCTCAGTGCCTCTGCATCCACCTGCAGAGACTAACCTGGTCTAAAGAGGGCACTCCCATAAAAAGACAAGAACATGTTCAGTTCACAGAGTATTTGTCTATGGATCGATACAAGCACTGTACTGCTGTTCAGAAGCTTCAGAGGTCTAACAGAACAAATAAGCCTGTATCTGCTAAATCTATTGGAGAGTCAAAAGACAAACCCACTGCCAATGGTGTTG ATCCAGAACACTGTAACAACAACAAGTCACTGTCCAATGGGACATTTCCTTCTGTCTTTCTTCACCCTTCGGGACTAAAATCACACCTCAACCTCACTTATGACTACAG CGCTTCTGAGTATCTCTTCCGGTTGACAGCTGTCCTGGTTCACCACGGTGACATGCACTCTGGACATTTTATCACTTACCGCCGCTGCCCCGCCGGTCCCCGTGGAGCTTCTCCATTCAGCTCCCAGTGGCTGTGGGTGTCGGATGATTCAGTGAGGAAAGCGAGCCTGCAGGAGGCGCTCTCCTCCAGCGCATATTTGCTTTTTTACGAACGAGTGAAAAGGCCTGGCCTGAAGGTGGAGGAGTAG
- the pxmp2 gene encoding peroxisomal membrane protein 2 produces MPAQSVPIRDPAFPVRVLQQYLILLKQYPIITKSVTSGILSASGNLLSQALEYSRKSKENSPKKKINVLGPVHFGIYGLIITGPVSHYFYNLLEVLLPTTVSYCLAKRLLLERLIFAPAFLLLFYAVMNALEGKTLADLQNKLKASYWSSMKMNWKVWTPFQFININYVPVQFRVLFANLVALFWYAYLASVRK; encoded by the exons ATGCCAGCACAAAGCGTGCCTATCCGAGATCCCGCATTTCCGGTGAGGGTACTACAGCAATACTTGATTTTGTTAAAGCAATATCCAATCATCACCAAATCGGTTACGAG TGGTATTCTCTCTGCTTCGGGAAATCTTTTGTCTCAAGCTTTGGAGTACAGTAGAAAGAGTAAAGAAAATAGCCCAAAGAAGAAAATCAATGTCCTGGGACCTGTACACTTTGGAATTTATGG ACTTATAATAACAGGTCCAGTCAGTCATTATTTTTACAATCTCCTGGAGGTGTTGTTGCCCACCACTGTCTCATACTGCCTGGCCAAGCGTCTTCTTCTAGAGCGTCTAATATTCGCCCCAGCTTTCCTCTTGCTCTTTTATGCGGTTATGAATGCCTTGGAG GGCAAGACACTTGCAGACCTTCAAAACAAACTTAAAGCTAGTTACTGGTCTTCGATGAAAATGAACTGGAAGGTTTGGACCCCATTTCAGTTTATCAACATCAACTATGTACCTGTACAG TTTCGAGTGCTGTTTGCCAACCTGGTTGCCTTATTCTGGTACGCCTACCTAGCCTCTGTCAGGAAATGA
- the LOC129439336 gene encoding uncharacterized protein: MEITVKEINGNTTRLTVDLSATVGDLKQKISQHFNVQTSQQKLSANNGQRHNLDDDSRSLSSYGLSSGSTIALLITNPVPIKQVFVKNDSGKISTYDVDVDETVDQLRKKISNKERIPLTQWSLVCDGKELKSGMKLKDYGIKDKSTMHIVFRLRSG, translated from the coding sequence ATGGAAATAACAGTAAAAGAAATCAACGGAAACACGACACGTCTGACTGTGGACCTCAGTGCCACAGTTGGTGACCTGAAGCAGAAGATCTCACAGCACTTTAATGTGCAAACTTCTCAACAGAAGCTGTCTGCAAATAATGGTCAACGACACAACCTTGATGATGATTCCAGAAGCCTCAGTAGTTATGGTTTGAGCTCTGGATCCACAATAGCGCTCCTCATCACGAACCCTGTACCCATCAAGCAGGTGTTTGTCAAGAACGATAGTGGCAAGATAAGCACTTATGATGTGGACGTGGATGAGACTGTAGATCAGCTCCGGAAAAAGATCTCCAACAAAGAGAGAATCCCTCTGACCCAGTGGAGTCTAGTTTGCGATGGTAAAGAACTGAAGTCTGGCATGAAGTTGAAAGACTACGGCATTAAAGATAAAAGCACAATGCACATTGTTTTCCGTCTCCGATCAGGTTAA
- the usp30 gene encoding ubiquitin carboxyl-terminal hydrolase 30 isoform X2: MMKNWGMIGGIAAAMAAGVYVLWGPISDRKKKKKGMVPGLLNLGNTCFMNSLLQGLAACPSFIRWLEDFTNESSIDPEKTERDTQLSRSLMQLLNALSSHDPGEDDVLDAGCLLEALRLYRWHISSFEEQDAHELFHVLTSSLEEERVRQPRVTHLFDMQTLEKSVESKEKNISCRSGGPLHPIPSLWRTRHPFHGRLTSYMACKRCEQQSPVHYDSFDSLSLSIPSVQWGRPVTLDQCLQHFISSETIKEVECENCTKKHAGDVMNGEVFESQRTAFVKQLKLGKLPQCLCIHLQRLTWSKEGTPIKRQEHVQFTEYLSMDRYKHCTAVQKLQRSNRTNKPVSAKSIGESKDKPTANGVDPEHCNNNKSLSNGTFPSVFLHPSGLKSHLNLTYDYSASEYLFRLTAVLVHHGDMHSGHFITYRRCPAGPRGASPFSSQWLWVSDDSVRKASLQEALSSSAYLLFYERVKRPGLKVEE; this comes from the exons ATGATGAAAAACTGGGGTATGATTGGTGGAATAGCTGCTGCCATGGCAGCTGGAGTTTATGTCTTATGGGGACCAATTTCAGAtaggaaaaagaaaaagaaag GTATGGTTCCTGGTCTGCTTAATCTGGGGAACACATGTTTTATGAACTCACTTCTTCAGGGTCTGGCGGCATGTCCTTCCTTCATCAGATGGCTTGAAGACTTTACAAATGAAAGCAGCATTGATCCAGAGAAAACAGAAAGAGACACTCAGCTGTCCAGATCTCTGATGCAGTTACTTAATG CGCTGTCGAGTCATGATCCAGGAGAAGATGATGTTTTAGATGCAGGGTGCCTTTTAGAAGCACTCAGACTTTACAGATGGCACATCAGCTCCTTTGAAGAACAG GATGCTCATGAGCTCTTCCATGTACTAACATCGTCATTGGAAGAGGAGCGGGTACGCCAACCCAGAGTCACTCATCTGTTTGACATGCAAACACTGGAG AAATCTGTGGAGtctaaagaaaaaaacataagcTGCAGAAGTGGAG GCCCACTGCATCCAATTCCAAGTTTATGGAGGACTCGGCACCCTTTTCATGGGCGATTAACAAGTTATATGGCTTGTAAGCGCTGTGAGCAGCAG AGTCCTGTGCATTATGATTCTTTCGACAGCTTGTCTCTGTCCATCCCTTCAGTTCAGTGG GGTCGACCTGTTACTTTGGACCAGTGTTTGCAGCATTTCATTTCCTCTGAAACTATTAAAGAGGTGGAGTGTGAAAATTGTACCAAG AAACATGCTGGAGATGTTATGAATGGAGAGGTTTTTGAGAGTCAGAGGACAGCGTTTGTTAAGCAGTTGAAACTCGGAAAG ttGCCTCAGTGCCTCTGCATCCACCTGCAGAGACTAACCTGGTCTAAAGAGGGCACTCCCATAAAAAGACAAGAACATGTTCAGTTCACAGAGTATTTGTCTATGGATCGATACAAGCACTGTACTGCTGTTCAGAAGCTTCAGAGGTCTAACAGAACAAATAAGCCTGTATCTGCTAAATCTATTGGAGAGTCAAAAGACAAACCCACTGCCAATGGTGTTG ATCCAGAACACTGTAACAACAACAAGTCACTGTCCAATGGGACATTTCCTTCTGTCTTTCTTCACCCTTCGGGACTAAAATCACACCTCAACCTCACTTATGACTACAG CGCTTCTGAGTATCTCTTCCGGTTGACAGCTGTCCTGGTTCACCACGGTGACATGCACTCTGGACATTTTATCACTTACCGCCGCTGCCCCGCCGGTCCCCGTGGAGCTTCTCCATTCAGCTCCCAGTGGCTGTGGGTGTCGGATGATTCAGTGAGGAAAGCGAGCCTGCAGGAGGCGCTCTCCTCCAGCGCATATTTGCTTTTTTACGAACGAGTGAAAAGGCCTGGCCTGAAGGTGGAGGAGTAG